One genomic region from Microcella humidisoli encodes:
- a CDS encoding cysteine desulfurase family protein, whose protein sequence is MIYLDHAATSPMPAAVRDAYVEALQLVGNPSSIHGAGQRARAAVDDARARIASTLGVDAIELTLTGGGTEAVNLAIKGMFWARNASASRRRILVPRTEHHAALDAVEWLAAHEGAELTWLEVDALGRLLLDGFSEALGDGSDVALLTMLHANNEVGTLQPVAEAAALAAAVAVPVHVDAIAAYGQVQLDPLPPGVSALSISAHKIGGPVGVGALVLRRGAEVVPLQHGGGQQRGRSGTMDAAGAVAFAVAAELAHAELAERAAHKRALRERLAAGIRSAVPQAVLHGAAGTAAAGTAAAEPDPVRAAELDALALPGTLHLTVPGAEGDSLLMLLDARGIAVSTGSACQAGVPEPSHVLLAMGLSEADARGALRITIGPATTVDEIDALLAALPEAVERAQAAGLAGQQPRLGR, encoded by the coding sequence GTGATCTACCTCGACCATGCCGCCACCTCACCCATGCCGGCCGCCGTTCGCGACGCCTACGTCGAGGCGCTGCAGCTCGTCGGCAACCCTTCGTCGATCCATGGGGCGGGCCAGCGTGCGCGCGCCGCGGTCGACGACGCGCGGGCCCGCATCGCCTCCACGCTCGGAGTCGACGCGATCGAGCTCACGCTCACGGGTGGAGGCACCGAGGCGGTCAACCTCGCCATCAAGGGGATGTTCTGGGCGCGCAACGCGAGCGCCTCCCGACGACGCATCCTCGTGCCGCGCACCGAGCACCACGCGGCGCTCGACGCCGTCGAATGGCTCGCCGCGCACGAGGGGGCCGAGCTCACGTGGCTCGAGGTCGACGCGCTCGGTCGGCTGCTGCTCGACGGCTTTTCGGAGGCGCTCGGCGACGGATCCGATGTCGCCCTGCTCACGATGCTGCACGCCAACAACGAGGTGGGCACGCTGCAGCCGGTGGCCGAGGCCGCCGCGCTCGCCGCGGCCGTCGCCGTGCCCGTGCACGTCGACGCGATCGCGGCCTACGGGCAGGTGCAGCTCGATCCGCTGCCGCCGGGGGTCTCGGCGCTCTCGATCTCGGCGCACAAGATCGGCGGCCCGGTCGGGGTCGGGGCGCTCGTGCTGCGCCGTGGTGCCGAGGTCGTGCCGCTGCAGCACGGCGGCGGGCAGCAGCGCGGGCGATCGGGAACCATGGACGCCGCGGGCGCTGTGGCTTTCGCCGTCGCGGCCGAGCTCGCGCACGCCGAGCTCGCCGAGCGGGCCGCGCACAAGCGTGCGCTGCGGGAGCGGCTTGCGGCGGGCATCCGGAGCGCGGTGCCGCAGGCCGTGCTGCATGGTGCCGCCGGCACCGCGGCTGCCGGCACCGCGGCCGCCGAGCCCGACCCCGTGCGAGCCGCAGAGCTCGACGCGCTCGCTCTGCCCGGCACGCTGCACCTGACGGTGCCCGGCGCCGAGGGCGACTCGCTGCTCATGTTGCTCGACGCGCGCGGCATCGCCGTCTCGACCGGCTCGGCCTGCCAGGCCGGGGTGCCCGAACCCAGCCACGTGCTGCTCGCGATGGGTCTCAGCGAGGCGGATGCTCGCGGCGCGCTGCGCATCACGATCGGCCCGGCGACGACGGTCGACGAGATCGACGCCCTGCTCGCCGCGCTGCCCGAGGCGGTCGAGCGTGCGCAGGCAGCGGGGCTCGCAGGGCAGCAGCCGCGCCTCGGGCGCTAA
- the mnmA gene encoding tRNA 2-thiouridine(34) synthase MnmA: MRVLAAMSGGVDSAVAAARAVDAGHDVVGVHLALSRMPGTLRTGSRGCCTIEDSLDARRAAELLGIPFYVWDFSERFRADVVDDFIAEYAAGRTPNPCMRCNERIKFAAVLEKALALGFDAVATGHYAHIVTDEAGNRELHRASDEAKDQSYVLGVLTTEQLAHAMFPLGTTPSKAVVRAEAAARGLTVAQKPDSHDICFIPDGDTRGWLADRIEPVEGAIVDRSGAIVGAHDGATSFTVGQRRGLNLGVPAPDGRPRFVLEVRPRTNEVVVGPREALAIRELAGRRFTWAGLDPIASGITSADLAADPAPDPDAPDALLPFDCHVQVRAHADPVPAVARVIVVPAEADEPDAPASRELVVEVHEPLLGVAPGQTAVIYVGTRVLGQCTIDRTVSAVPVGSAAL; this comes from the coding sequence ATGCGGGTTCTGGCAGCGATGAGCGGCGGCGTCGATAGCGCCGTCGCGGCTGCGCGCGCCGTCGACGCGGGCCACGACGTCGTCGGCGTGCACCTCGCGCTCAGCCGCATGCCCGGCACGCTGCGCACCGGCAGCCGTGGCTGCTGCACGATCGAAGACAGCCTCGATGCGCGTCGCGCGGCCGAACTGCTGGGCATCCCGTTCTACGTCTGGGACTTCAGCGAGCGCTTCCGGGCCGACGTCGTCGACGACTTCATCGCCGAGTACGCCGCGGGCCGCACCCCCAACCCCTGCATGCGCTGCAACGAGCGCATCAAGTTCGCCGCGGTGCTCGAGAAGGCGCTCGCCCTTGGATTCGACGCGGTCGCGACCGGGCACTACGCCCACATCGTCACCGACGAGGCTGGCAACCGCGAGCTGCACCGCGCTTCCGATGAGGCGAAAGACCAGTCGTACGTGCTCGGCGTGCTGACGACCGAGCAGCTCGCGCACGCGATGTTCCCGCTCGGCACGACGCCGTCGAAGGCCGTCGTGCGCGCCGAGGCGGCCGCGCGCGGGCTCACGGTCGCGCAGAAGCCCGACAGTCACGACATCTGCTTCATCCCGGACGGCGATACGCGCGGCTGGCTCGCCGACCGCATCGAGCCCGTCGAGGGCGCGATCGTCGACCGGTCCGGGGCCATCGTCGGTGCGCACGATGGGGCGACGAGCTTCACCGTCGGTCAGCGGCGCGGACTCAACCTCGGCGTACCTGCGCCCGATGGTCGTCCGCGCTTCGTGCTCGAGGTGCGCCCGCGCACGAACGAGGTCGTCGTCGGGCCGCGCGAGGCGCTCGCGATCCGCGAGCTCGCCGGGCGCCGCTTCACGTGGGCGGGGCTCGACCCGATCGCGAGCGGCATCACGAGCGCTGATCTTGCTGCTGATCCCGCCCCCGACCCCGATGCTCCGGATGCCCTCCTCCCGTTCGACTGCCACGTGCAGGTGCGGGCTCACGCCGACCCCGTGCCCGCGGTCGCCCGCGTGATCGTGGTACCCGCCGAGGCCGACGAGCCGGATGCGCCCGCGAGCCGCGAGCTCGTCGTCGAGGTGCACGAGCCGCTGCTCGGCGTCGCGCCGGGGCAGACGGCCGTGATCTACGTGGGGACGCGCGTGCTCGGCCAGTGCACGATCGACCGCACGGTCAGCGCTGTGCCGGTGGGGTCTGCCGCTCTCTAG
- a CDS encoding alanine racemase codes for MTAELLRLSDVPRERPGADPAAFWPRLTAATAHLDPPLGVIDRAALAYNAADLVRRAGGVPIRVASKSIRVRGVLDAVLARPGFAGVLAYTLPEALWLADPSQPGGGIDDVVLGYPTTDRAALARLAADEQLAARVTLMIDDVAHLDLVDAVVAPGARPSIRIALELDASWRGPLGHLGVRRSPLHEPAQLAALARAVTERPGFTLVGVMAYEAQIAGLGDAPPGRPLRGALVRGIQRRSRAELAERRGRAIAAVRAVAEEAGTPLQFVNGGGTGSLESTAADPSVTELAAGSGLLGPHLFDTYRGFTPAPAAAFALPVVRRPTDGIVTLLGGGWIASGPPAADRLPQVVWPEGFRMLGAEGAGEVQTPLRGPAARTLPVGDRVWLRHTKAGELAEHLDAYVVVDGERATGELPTYRGEGKVFL; via the coding sequence GTGACCGCCGAGCTGCTGCGCCTGAGCGATGTCCCGCGCGAGCGCCCGGGCGCTGACCCCGCCGCCTTCTGGCCGCGGCTCACCGCGGCGACGGCGCACCTCGACCCGCCGCTCGGCGTCATCGATCGCGCGGCCCTCGCGTACAACGCCGCCGACCTCGTGCGTCGTGCCGGGGGAGTACCGATCCGGGTGGCGAGCAAGTCGATCCGCGTGCGCGGCGTGCTCGATGCCGTGCTCGCGCGCCCCGGCTTCGCGGGAGTGCTCGCCTACACGCTGCCCGAGGCGCTGTGGCTCGCCGACCCCAGCCAGCCCGGCGGCGGCATCGACGACGTCGTGCTCGGATACCCCACAACCGATCGCGCGGCCCTCGCGCGGCTCGCCGCCGACGAGCAGCTCGCCGCGCGCGTGACGCTCATGATCGACGACGTCGCCCACCTCGACCTGGTCGACGCGGTCGTCGCGCCGGGGGCGCGGCCGAGCATCCGCATCGCCCTCGAGCTCGATGCGAGCTGGCGCGGCCCGCTCGGCCACCTCGGCGTGCGCCGCAGCCCGCTGCACGAGCCGGCGCAGCTCGCCGCCCTCGCCCGTGCGGTCACCGAGCGCCCCGGCTTCACGCTCGTCGGCGTCATGGCCTACGAGGCGCAGATCGCGGGACTCGGCGACGCGCCTCCGGGCCGCCCCCTGCGCGGCGCGCTCGTGCGCGGCATCCAGCGCCGATCGCGCGCCGAGCTCGCCGAGCGTCGCGGGCGCGCGATCGCGGCGGTGCGCGCCGTCGCCGAGGAGGCCGGCACGCCCCTGCAGTTCGTCAACGGCGGCGGCACCGGGTCGCTCGAGTCGACCGCCGCCGACCCGAGCGTCACCGAGCTCGCCGCCGGCAGCGGCCTCCTCGGCCCGCACCTGTTCGACACCTATCGCGGCTTCACGCCCGCGCCGGCGGCGGCCTTCGCGCTGCCCGTCGTGCGGCGCCCGACCGACGGCATCGTCACGCTGCTCGGCGGCGGCTGGATCGCGAGCGGGCCACCCGCCGCCGACCGTCTGCCGCAGGTGGTCTGGCCCGAGGGGTTCCGGATGCTCGGCGCCGAGGGTGCCGGCGAGGTGCAGACTCCGCTGCGCGGGCCGGCCGCCCGCACGCTGCCCGTCGGCGACCGGGTCTGGCTGCGCCACACGAAAGCCGGAGAGCTCGCCGAGCACCTCGATGCCTACGTCGTCGTCGACGGCGAGCGGGCGACGGGCGAGCTGCCGACGTACCGCGGCGAAGGGAAGGTGTTTTTGTGA
- a CDS encoding D-arabinono-1,4-lactone oxidase has product MAAAPATEPRARRAHAPRPWRNWTRTEQVTPVRVERPASGDEVVAAIARARADGLPVKAIGSGHSFTGIAVAPGVQLDLTDLAGITRIDATTGLVTLAAGTKLHAASAMLHEHGLAFENLGDIDVQSISGALSTGTHGTGRAFGGLATQLRSVTLATADGRLLPVSPTENAELWPAARLGLGALGVLVDLTVQTVPTFVLAADEHPEPLDAVLDDWPTRSAQADHVEFYWFPHTRLALTRSNTRLPADASRQPVGRVKRWVDDDLLGNGLYEVLCRIGSIAPGTIPAFNRLASGVAFNRQVADYSHRVFASERKVRFREMEYSVPLDAVAPILRELDRVIEQNSWRISFPIEVRATAADDVWLSTAHGRESSYIAVHRYHREDAHDYFTAAEAILRAHDGRPHWGKLHTRAAADLRPAYPRFDDFLAVRDRLDPDRVFTNDYLDRVLGS; this is encoded by the coding sequence ATGGCCGCCGCACCGGCGACCGAACCCCGCGCGAGGCGCGCACACGCCCCGCGCCCGTGGCGCAACTGGACCCGCACCGAGCAGGTCACGCCCGTGCGCGTCGAGCGGCCCGCGAGCGGCGACGAGGTCGTCGCGGCGATCGCCCGTGCTCGCGCCGACGGACTGCCCGTCAAGGCGATCGGCTCCGGCCACTCATTTACGGGCATCGCCGTCGCCCCGGGCGTGCAGCTCGACCTGACCGACCTCGCGGGCATCACCCGCATCGACGCCACCACCGGCCTCGTGACGCTCGCCGCGGGCACGAAGTTGCACGCCGCCTCCGCCATGCTGCACGAGCACGGTCTCGCCTTCGAGAACCTCGGCGACATCGACGTGCAGTCGATCTCGGGCGCGCTGAGCACGGGCACGCACGGCACCGGTCGAGCCTTCGGCGGCCTCGCCACGCAACTTCGGAGCGTGACGCTCGCGACCGCCGACGGCCGCCTGCTGCCCGTCAGCCCCACCGAGAACGCCGAGCTGTGGCCGGCCGCGCGCCTCGGGCTCGGCGCCCTCGGGGTGCTCGTCGACCTCACCGTGCAGACCGTGCCGACGTTCGTGCTCGCGGCGGACGAGCATCCGGAGCCCCTCGATGCCGTGCTCGACGACTGGCCGACCCGCTCTGCGCAGGCCGACCACGTCGAGTTCTACTGGTTTCCGCACACCCGGCTCGCGCTCACGCGCAGCAACACGCGGCTGCCCGCCGACGCCTCGCGGCAGCCGGTCGGCCGCGTCAAACGCTGGGTCGACGACGACCTGCTCGGCAACGGGCTCTACGAGGTGCTCTGCCGCATCGGCTCGATCGCTCCGGGCACGATCCCGGCGTTCAACCGGCTCGCGAGCGGGGTCGCCTTCAACCGGCAGGTCGCCGACTACTCGCACCGCGTGTTCGCGAGCGAGCGAAAGGTTCGGTTCCGCGAGATGGAGTACTCGGTGCCGCTCGACGCCGTCGCCCCCATCCTGCGCGAGCTCGACCGGGTCATCGAGCAGAATAGCTGGCGCATCTCGTTCCCCATCGAGGTGCGGGCGACGGCCGCCGACGACGTGTGGCTCTCGACCGCGCACGGCCGCGAGAGCAGCTACATCGCCGTGCATCGCTACCACCGCGAGGATGCTCATGACTACTTCACGGCCGCCGAAGCGATCCTGCGCGCGCACGACGGACGCCCGCACTGGGGCAAGCTGCACACCCGCGCCGCCGCCGACCTGCGGCCCGCGTACCCGCGCTTCGACGACTTCCTCGCCGTGCGCGACCGGCTCGACCCTGATCGGGTCTTCACCAACGACTACCTCGACCGCGTCCTGGGTTCCTGA
- the ligA gene encoding NAD-dependent DNA ligase LigA codes for MTRDEARTEVEALTSRILELRDAYYARDTVLEDDATYDALVRRLELIEHAFPELQSQDSPTQTVGGVAETTLFAPVEHAERMLSLDNVFSAEEFAEWAAKVERDAGRSVRWLCELKIDGLALNLRYERGQLVTAATRGDGRVGEDVTQNVLRVAGIPTRLAGDPDELPDLVEVRGEVFIPKAAFDELNALQREAGEREFANPRNAASGSLRQKAEGKNDEQLARMRDRLSRLRMLVHGIGAWPNPPVTAQSEVYGLLERWGLPISSHFRVHDSATDAAEYIAFHGEHRHAVEHEIDGVVVKVDELALHGELGATSRAPRWAIAYKYPPEQVNTTLLDIVVSVGRTGRATPFAVMEKVRVAGSEVRQATLHNQDVVKAKGVLIGDTVVLRKAGDVIPEVLGPVVELRDGTEREFVMPTNCPECGTELRPAKEGDIDLRCPNARSCPAQVRGRVEHIGSRGALDIEGLGEISAAALTQPLVPDAPPLVTEAALFDLTVEQLLPIEVIVRDAETGLPKLDDDGEAKRRSPFRRVEQRYGPEAAGLDAGELRARGIRKQAVTVPSALATQLLDELEKAKTKPLWRLLVSLNIRHVGPVAARALADWFGSLEAIRAASLDELAAVDGVGAIIAEAVQEWFAVDWHVEIVERWAAAGVQFTTPGHAGPGAAAAAGGVLAGLTVVATGSLEGFTREGAQEAIIAAGGKAASSVSKKTDFVAAGPGAGSKLAKAEELGVRIIDAAQFAVLVREGPDALGLDEGATS; via the coding sequence CTGACGCGCGACGAGGCCCGCACCGAGGTCGAGGCGCTCACGAGCCGCATCCTCGAGCTGCGCGACGCCTACTACGCGCGCGACACCGTGCTGGAGGACGACGCCACCTACGACGCCCTCGTGCGGCGGCTCGAGCTCATCGAGCACGCGTTCCCCGAGCTGCAGAGCCAGGACAGCCCGACGCAGACCGTCGGCGGCGTCGCCGAGACGACCCTCTTCGCCCCGGTCGAGCACGCCGAACGCATGCTGAGCCTCGACAACGTGTTCAGCGCCGAGGAGTTCGCCGAGTGGGCCGCGAAGGTCGAGCGCGACGCCGGCCGGTCGGTGCGGTGGCTGTGCGAGCTCAAGATCGACGGCCTGGCCCTCAACCTGCGCTACGAGCGCGGGCAGCTCGTCACGGCCGCCACGCGCGGCGACGGACGCGTGGGCGAAGACGTCACGCAGAACGTGCTGCGTGTGGCGGGCATCCCGACTCGGCTCGCGGGCGACCCCGACGAGCTGCCCGACCTCGTCGAAGTGCGCGGCGAGGTCTTCATTCCGAAGGCGGCGTTCGACGAGCTCAACGCCCTGCAGCGCGAGGCGGGCGAGCGCGAGTTCGCCAACCCGCGCAACGCGGCGAGCGGCAGCCTGCGCCAGAAGGCGGAGGGCAAGAACGACGAGCAGCTCGCGCGCATGCGCGATCGCCTCAGCCGACTCCGGATGCTCGTGCACGGCATCGGCGCCTGGCCGAACCCGCCCGTCACCGCGCAGAGCGAGGTCTACGGCCTGCTCGAGCGCTGGGGTCTGCCGATCAGCAGCCACTTCCGCGTGCACGACAGCGCCACCGACGCCGCCGAGTACATCGCCTTCCACGGCGAGCACCGCCATGCCGTCGAGCACGAGATCGACGGCGTCGTCGTGAAGGTCGACGAGCTGGCCCTGCACGGCGAGCTCGGCGCGACGAGCCGCGCCCCGCGCTGGGCGATCGCCTACAAGTACCCGCCCGAGCAGGTCAACACGACACTGCTCGACATCGTCGTGAGCGTCGGCCGCACGGGTCGCGCCACTCCCTTCGCCGTGATGGAGAAGGTGCGCGTCGCCGGCAGCGAGGTGCGGCAGGCCACGCTGCACAATCAAGACGTCGTCAAGGCGAAGGGCGTGCTCATCGGTGACACCGTCGTGCTGCGCAAGGCCGGCGATGTGATCCCCGAAGTGCTCGGGCCGGTCGTCGAGCTGCGCGACGGCACCGAACGCGAGTTCGTCATGCCGACGAACTGCCCCGAGTGCGGCACCGAGCTGCGGCCCGCGAAAGAGGGCGACATCGACCTGCGCTGCCCCAACGCGCGCAGCTGCCCCGCCCAGGTGCGCGGTCGCGTCGAGCACATCGGCAGCCGCGGGGCCCTCGACATCGAAGGGCTCGGCGAGATCAGCGCGGCAGCGCTCACGCAGCCGCTGGTTCCGGATGCTCCGCCCCTCGTCACCGAAGCCGCACTCTTCGACCTCACCGTCGAGCAGCTGCTCCCCATCGAGGTCATCGTGCGCGACGCCGAGACCGGGCTGCCGAAGCTCGACGACGACGGCGAGGCCAAGCGTCGGTCGCCGTTCCGGCGGGTCGAACAACGCTACGGACCCGAGGCCGCCGGGCTCGACGCCGGCGAGCTGCGCGCGCGCGGCATCCGCAAGCAGGCGGTCACTGTGCCGAGCGCGCTCGCGACGCAGCTGCTCGACGAGCTCGAGAAGGCGAAGACGAAGCCCCTGTGGCGGCTCCTCGTGTCGCTCAACATCCGTCATGTCGGGCCGGTCGCGGCCCGTGCGCTTGCCGACTGGTTCGGGTCGCTGGAGGCGATTCGCGCGGCGAGCCTTGACGAGCTCGCGGCGGTCGACGGCGTGGGTGCGATCATCGCCGAGGCGGTGCAGGAGTGGTTCGCGGTCGACTGGCACGTCGAGATCGTCGAGCGCTGGGCTGCCGCCGGCGTGCAGTTCACGACGCCCGGCCACGCCGGGCCCGGTGCGGCCGCCGCGGCCGGGGGAGTGCTCGCGGGGCTCACCGTCGTCGCCACCGGATCACTCGAGGGCTTCACGCGCGAGGGAGCCCAGGAGGCCATCATCGCGGCGGGCGGCAAGGCGGCCAGCAGCGTCTCGAAGAAGACCGACTTCGTCGCCGCGGGGCCCGGAGCCGGCTCGAAGCTCGCGAAGGCCGAAGAGCTCGGTGTGCGCATCATCGATGCCGCGCAGTTCGCGGTACTCGTGCGCGAGGGGCCCGATGCCCTGGGTCTTGACGAGGGCGCGACGTCCTGA
- a CDS encoding alpha/beta hydrolase: protein MLFDATAVLIASLTVATVAGNPVVHATVPSSPPISITTPAEVREIDLPTSQQQSVSASAPATPRSATSIANLTGASLLQALTAMPPTAVSDYVEANPRRLHDLLAAPPGAPQVAGWWAGLDRTAQRALATAAPELIGNLDGIPVAVRNDVNRDVLRSTIRELELGGADAGRALATQNLQRLQMLYAIADALGPASANPPRSLLQLDTHDAGKVAIVLGDLDTADYVSYLMPGMFITVGGNVVEWTETAARLYEEQVSWLSLLAEAGASDEAETVATVAWIGYQTPHLLNVGSLDLAYEGRDAIASAIDGLQTLRGTDQPFISLLAHSYGSTAAMLALSGSTSVDALAMIGSPGAPVTGVDDLNVRGDVFVGEAAWDPIPNSSFFGSDPGSTEFGARIMSVAGTVDVITNRVLTASIGHNYYWGVGTESMRNLALIGIDKGELVTDGSQRDAGRTLALLL, encoded by the coding sequence GTGCTGTTCGACGCGACGGCAGTGTTGATCGCCTCGCTCACCGTGGCCACGGTGGCGGGGAACCCCGTCGTGCACGCAACCGTCCCCTCGAGCCCGCCCATCAGCATCACGACCCCCGCAGAAGTGCGGGAGATCGACCTGCCCACCAGTCAGCAGCAGAGCGTTAGCGCCTCGGCTCCCGCCACCCCCCGGTCGGCGACGAGCATCGCGAACCTCACCGGTGCCTCCCTGCTGCAGGCCCTCACCGCGATGCCCCCCACCGCGGTGAGCGACTATGTGGAGGCGAACCCCCGACGCCTCCACGACCTGCTCGCGGCGCCCCCCGGCGCCCCGCAGGTGGCCGGCTGGTGGGCAGGTCTCGATCGCACGGCGCAGCGCGCGCTCGCCACCGCCGCGCCCGAGCTCATCGGCAACCTCGACGGCATCCCCGTCGCCGTGCGCAACGACGTCAACCGCGATGTGCTGCGGTCGACCATCCGTGAGCTGGAACTGGGCGGGGCGGATGCGGGGCGCGCGCTCGCGACGCAGAACCTGCAGCGCCTCCAGATGCTCTACGCGATCGCCGACGCCCTCGGGCCCGCCTCCGCCAACCCGCCCCGGTCGCTGCTGCAGCTCGACACCCACGACGCCGGCAAGGTGGCGATCGTGCTCGGCGATCTCGACACCGCCGACTACGTCAGCTACCTCATGCCCGGCATGTTCATCACCGTCGGCGGCAACGTCGTCGAATGGACGGAGACGGCCGCCCGGCTCTACGAGGAGCAGGTCTCGTGGCTCTCGCTGCTCGCCGAGGCGGGCGCGAGCGACGAGGCCGAGACCGTGGCGACCGTCGCCTGGATCGGCTACCAGACCCCCCACCTGCTGAACGTCGGCAGCCTCGACCTCGCCTACGAGGGTCGGGATGCGATCGCGAGCGCCATCGACGGGCTGCAGACCCTGCGCGGCACCGACCAGCCCTTCATCTCGCTGCTTGCGCACTCCTACGGGTCCACCGCGGCGATGCTCGCACTGAGCGGCAGCACCTCGGTCGACGCTCTCGCGATGATCGGCTCGCCCGGAGCCCCCGTCACGGGCGTCGACGACCTCAACGTGCGCGGCGACGTCTTCGTCGGTGAGGCGGCGTGGGATCCCATCCCGAACAGCTCGTTCTTCGGATCCGACCCGGGCTCGACCGAATTCGGTGCCCGCATCATGAGTGTGGCCGGCACCGTCGACGTCATCACGAACCGCGTGCTCACCGCATCCATCGGCCACAACTACTACTGGGGTGTGGGCACCGAGTCGATGCGCAATCTTGCGCTCATCGGCATCGACAAGGGCGAGCTCGTGACCGATGGCTCGCAGCGCGATGCCGGGCGCACGCTCGCCCTGCTGCTCTAG
- a CDS encoding META domain-containing protein — protein sequence MTSTSTSSGRTGSSGSTGSGSGGSSSSSSTIRTTTGTARRTARRGTALAAVALTLSAATLLAGCSALGIGSGAGLGGDWGLVSGEDTAGDFDLAVGGITMIVQGDAISGVAACNTYGGTVVGTVAEVEQPLRVEQLFQTEMACLDEGVMELEQRYLDALAGVTSARRLDSDTVELIGPSVRLEFDLLVEG from the coding sequence ATGACCAGCACCAGCACCAGCAGCGGCCGCACGGGCAGCAGCGGCAGCACCGGCAGCGGCAGCGGCGGCAGCAGCAGCAGCAGCAGCACGATCCGCACAACCACCGGCACCGCCCGCCGCACCGCCCGCCGCGGCACCGCGCTCGCAGCCGTCGCGCTCACGCTGTCGGCCGCGACGCTGCTCGCCGGATGCTCCGCTCTCGGCATCGGATCGGGCGCGGGCCTCGGCGGCGACTGGGGACTCGTCTCGGGCGAGGACACCGCGGGCGACTTCGACCTCGCGGTCGGCGGCATCACCATGATCGTGCAGGGGGATGCGATCTCCGGCGTCGCCGCCTGCAACACCTACGGCGGCACGGTCGTCGGCACCGTCGCCGAGGTCGAGCAGCCGTTGCGGGTCGAGCAGCTGTTCCAGACCGAGATGGCGTGCCTCGACGAGGGCGTCATGGAGCTCGAACAGCGGTACCTGGATGCTCTCGCCGGCGTGACGAGCGCCCGACGCCTCGACTCCGACACCGTCGAGCTCATCGGCCCGAGCGTGCGCCTCGAGTTCGACCTGCTCGTGGAGGGGTGA
- the gatC gene encoding Asp-tRNA(Asn)/Glu-tRNA(Gln) amidotransferase subunit GatC, producing the protein MSEITPERVAHLASLARIALTPDEIEQLTGELGAIVDSVAKVQEVATPEVPATSHPIPLTGGLRVDEPGQTLSTEQALAGAPDHDGSRFRVTAILGEEQ; encoded by the coding sequence ATGTCTGAGATCACCCCCGAGCGCGTGGCGCACCTGGCGTCGCTCGCGCGCATCGCGCTGACGCCCGACGAGATCGAGCAGCTGACGGGCGAGCTCGGAGCCATCGTCGACTCGGTCGCGAAGGTGCAGGAGGTCGCGACACCCGAGGTGCCGGCGACGAGCCACCCGATTCCGCTGACGGGCGGGCTGCGGGTCGATGAGCCGGGGCAGACGCTCTCGACCGAGCAGGCGCTCGCCGGGGCGCCCGACCACGACGGCAGCCGTTTCCGTGTCACCGCGATCCTGGGGGAGGAGCAGTGA